The following proteins come from a genomic window of Paracoccus sp. SCSIO 75233:
- a CDS encoding MaoC/PaaZ C-terminal domain-containing protein, translated as MTETDVVNFCMLTGNWLELHSNVEHAKSSLYGQRLVQGSLVFSIVNAMIPFDSSVLAAFYGCDKLRFLRPTFINDTLWARTEIIDLKDHDERHGVVTSKLEGINQRDETVLRCEFSLLIRKSRLDRPGEPAKIRAAHDKTQGQSA; from the coding sequence ATGACCGAAACCGATGTCGTCAATTTCTGCATGTTGACCGGGAACTGGCTGGAACTTCACTCCAACGTCGAGCACGCCAAATCGTCTCTGTATGGCCAGCGCCTCGTGCAGGGCAGCCTCGTGTTCTCGATCGTCAATGCGATGATCCCCTTCGACAGTTCCGTGCTGGCCGCTTTCTATGGCTGTGACAAGCTACGCTTTTTGCGGCCCACTTTTATCAACGACACCCTTTGGGCCCGCACCGAAATCATCGACCTGAAGGACCATGACGAAAGGCACGGCGTCGTGACCAGCAAACTGGAAGGCATCAACCAGCGGGACGAAACGGTCCTGCGCTGCGAGTTCAGCCTGCTGATCCGCAAGTCGCGTCTGGATCGCCCCGGAGAACCGGCCAAAATCCGTGCGGCGCACGACAAGACACAAGGACAGAGCGCATGA